The genomic segment CATCCACTTCACGCGCAGCGTGCAAACAAAAGCCCTCCCCCCGTTACCGGGGAGAGGGCTTGATGTCGTCGTGCTTGGGATCAAACGCTGCGGCTGGGCTGCTCCGCAGCGGTTGCGATCCGACGGTCGATCAGAACGTCAGCGCCTTGACCTGCTTGACCTGCGGCAGGGCCTGGACCTTCTCCAGCACCTCAGTCGGGGCCGGACCGTCGATCGTCACCAGCGCGATGGCGTCGCCGCCTTCGGTGTGACGGCCGAGGTTGAAGGTCGCGATGTTGACCTTGGCGTCGCCGAGCAGGCTGGCGAACTTGCCGATGAAGCCCGGCTTGTCCTCGTTGGTGACGTAGATCATCGAAGAACCGAACTCGGCGTCGACGCGGATGCCCTTGATGTCGACCAGGCGCGGCTTGCCGTCGGCATAGACCGTGCCGGACACCGAGCGCTCCTGCTTCTCGGTGGTCACCGTCAGGGTGATCAGACTCTCGTAGTCGCTCTCGGCGGCGCGGACGACTTCATCCACCACCATGCCGCGCTCCTTGGCGATCACCGGCGCCGACACGACATTGATGTCGCCCAGCATCGGGCGCAGCAGGCCCGACAGCACCGCCGAGGTCAGCGCCTTGATCTTCATCTCGGCCACTTCACCCTCATAGGTGATGGTGACCTTGGTGATGCCGGTCTCGGTGAGCTGGCCGGCGAACGAGCCGAGCTTTTCGGCCAGTTCGATGAACGGCTTCAGCTTCGGGGCTTCTTCGGCGGTGATCGACGGGAAGTTGATCGCGTTGGTGATCGCGCCGGTCAGCAGATAGTCGCTCATCTGCTCGGCGACCTGCAGCGCGACGTTCTCCTGCGCTTCAGTCGTCGAGGCGCCGAGATGCGGGGTGCAGATCACGTTCGGCAGGCCGAACAGCACGTTCTTGGTGGCCGGCTCTTCGGAGAACACGTCGAACGCCGCGCCGGCGACGTGGCCGGACTTCAGCGCTTCGGCGAGCGCGTTCTCGTCGACCAGACCGCCGCGGGCGCAATTGATGATGCGAACGCCCTTCTTCATCTTCGCAATGGCAGCCGCGTCAATGATGTTCTTGGTCTTGTCGGTGAGCGGGGTGTGCAGGGTGATGAAGTCGGCGCGCTTGAAGATGTCTTCGAGCTCGACCTTCTCGACGCCCAGATCCTTGGCGCGCTCCGGCGACAGGAACGGATCGAACGCGATCACCTTCATCTTGAGGCCGAGCGCGCGGTCGGCGACGATCGAGCCGATGTTGCCGCAGCCGATCACGCCGAGGGTCTTGGCGGTGATTTCAACGCCCATGAAGCGGTTCTTTTCCCACTTGCCGGCCTGGGTCGACGCGTCGGCGGCGGGGATCTCGCGGGCCAGCGACAGCATCATGGTGATGGCATGCTCGGCGGTGGTGATCGAATTGCCGAACGGGGTGTTCATCACGATGATGCCCTTGGCGGTCGCCGCGGGAATCTCGACGTTGTCGACGCCGATGCCGGCGCGGCCGATCACCTTGAGCCGGTTGGCCTTCTCCAGGATCTTCGCGGTCGCCTTGGTGGCGGAGCGGATCGCGAGGCCGTCGTAATTGCCGATGATCTCGGCGAGCTTGTCTTTGTCCTTGCCGAGGTTCGGCTGGAAATCGACGTCGATGCCGCGATCCTTGAAGATCTGCACGGCGGCTTCCGACAGCGCGTCGGAAATGAGGACTTTGGGAGCGGTCATGGGATTTCTCCTACACCCTCCCCTTGAGGGGGAGGGTCGGCGCGTAGCGCCGGGGTGGGGTGAAAGCGTCGAGAATGGAAATTGGAGTCCGAGGGCGGGGAGAGTCTGTCACCCCACCCCGCCGCACCTACGGTGCGTCGACCCTCCCCCTCTAGGGGAGGGTGACTACTCAAGCCGCCTGAGTCAGCGAGGCCTTGGTGGTCTCGAACGCCCAGTCCAGCCACTGCGTCAGGGCCTGTACGTCGGCGGTTTCGACCGTCGCGCCGCACCAGATCCGCAGGCCCGGAGGGGCATCGCGGTAAGCGCCGAGATCGAAGCCAGCGCCTTCCTTCTCGACCGCCGCAACCAGCTTCTTGGCGAAGTCGGCCTGGGCTTCCGGAGACAGCGCGGTGATCGCAGGATCCACCACCTTGAGGCAGACCGAGGTGTTGGAGCGGATCGCCGGATCCTTGGCGAGGAAGTCGACCCACGGGGTCTTCGCCTGCCAGTCGGTCAGCACCTTGGTGTTGGCGTCGGCGCGGGCGATCAGGCCCTTGAGGCCGCCCACGGACTTCGCCCACTGCAGCGCGTCGATGTAGTCCTCGACGCACAACATCGACGGGGTGTTGATGGTCTCACCCTGGAAGATACCCTCGATCAGCTTGCCGCCCTTGGTGAGGCGGAAGATCTTCGGCATCGGCCAGGTCGGCGTGTAGCTCTCAAGACGGGCGACGGCGCGCGGCGAGAGGATCAGCATGCCGTGCGCGGCTTCGCCGCCGAGCGCCTTCTGCCAGGAGAAGGTGACGACATCGAGCTTGGCCCAATCGAGCGGCTGCGCGAAGGCGGCCGAGGTGGCGTCGCAGATGGTCAGGCCTTCACGGTCGGCCTTGATCCAATCGGCGTTCGGAACGCGGACACCCGAGGTGGTGCCGTTCCAGGTGAAGACGACGTCGGTGTTGCAATCGACCTTGGAGAGGTCGGGAATTTCGCCGTAACCAGCCTTGAGCTTGGTGACGTTCGGGAGCTTCAGCTCCTTGGTGACGTCGCCGACCCAGCCGTCGCCGAACGATTCCCAGGCGAGCGTGGTGACCGGCCGCGGCCCGAGCAGCGACCACAGCGCCATTTCGACGGCGCCGGTATCGGAAGCTGGGACAATGCCGATCTTGTAGTCGGCGGGGACCTCAAGCACGTCGCGGGTCAGGTCGATCGCGAGCTTGAGCTTGGCCTTACCGACCTTCGCGCGATGCGAGCGGCCGAGCGGGGCGTCCTTGAGATTTTCGGGGGACCAGCCGGGGCGCTTCGCGCAGGGGCCGGAGGAGAATTGCGGCGCATTGGGCCGCGAAGCGGGCTTCGCTACAGTCATAGTCTATCCTTCCAGATAGCTGCCTCTCGGTGGGGAGAGGTTTCCCGCTGCTGGGGATAGTCCTTTGGCCTCGAAAGTCAAGGAACTTCGCCATCCGGGAGATCACGGACAGCTTAGACTTTCGAAAGCCGGCGCTTCGGCCCGAATACGACGAGACCATGACGAGCAGGAACGAACAACGCGCGCCGGCTGGAATGGCCGACGCGCGCTGGAAATCAGTAAGTTCAGACTGACCTGTTACTTGCCGACCTGCCCGGGATGGCCGGGGCTGCTGGTGGAATCACCTGGCAATCCACTCGGCGACGCGCCTGTGCCGATGCTGCCCGGCGTCGACGTGTTGGGAACGCCCGGCTGATTAGTTCCCGAGTTGAGGCTCGATCCCGTCGTCGTACCCGACGTACCGGTTCCCGTCGCCGAACTACTCGAACCGCCCGGCGCAGACGAAATACCGGCACCGCCGGAGTTCTGCGGTAACGAACTCGGCGCACTGATGCCGCCCGGCGAGGCCGCACCGCCCGCGGTGCCGCCGGCCCCGCTGCCGCCGCCTGTGCCACCGGTTTGGGCGGATGCACTCGACGCTGCGAGCAGTGCAGCCGCAATCATCAAACCCGTCTTGGATCGCATGACGTTCTCCCTTTGCTGTGAAGGAAGAACGGGTGCTGGCGCGATGTCGTTCCGCACCATTACACACGAGTTGGTGCGTCGGCGCGGAACAACGAACGCAATCAGGCGACTTGCGAAATGAAGCGCTGCACCTCGCTCCGCAGGCGGTCGACCTGGCCGGCGATCTCGCCGGAGACGCCGTTGACCCGCACCGCGATCTTGCCGGCATCGTCGGCCGCATGGCTGATACCAACGACGTTCGATGACACCAGCGCAGTGCCGGCCGAAGCCTGCTGCACGTTGCTGGCGATCTCGCGCGTCGCGGCGCCCTGCTCCTCGACCGCGGAGGCGATGGTCGTACTCACCTCGTTGATCTCGCTGATACGGCGGCTGATCGCCTCGACGGCGCCGACCGACTGCTCGGTGATCGACTGCATCTCGCCGATCCGCGCGGTGATCTCCTCGGTCGCCTTGGCGGTCTGGCTGGCAAGCGCCTTCACTTCGGCCGCCACCACGGCGAAGCCGCGGCCGGACTCACCAGCCCGCGCCGCTTCGATCGTGGCGTTGAGCGCCAGCAGATTGGTCTGCGCTGCGACCGCGTTGATCAGCTTGACGACATCGCCGATCCGCTGCGCCGCGTCCGCGAGTTGCTGGATCTTCGCGGTGGTCTGCGCCGCCTCGTCGACGGCCTGATGCGTGCTGGCGGTGGAGTGCTGGATCTGACGGGAGATCTCGGCGATCGAAGCGGTGAGTTCCTCGGCCGCGCTCGCAACCGTCTGGACGTTGGCGGAGGCCTGCTCGGCACCGGAGGCAACGCTCACCGATTGGCGGCTGGTCTCTTCGGCCGCATTGGCCATGGCGCCCGCATCGCCCTTCAGGCCGGTCGACGCGGTCACCAGCATGCTGGCGACATTGTCCATGCCGGCCGCGAAGCACTGCGCCTCCTTGGCGACGTCCCGCACCCGGCGATCCATCACCCCGGTGGCGTTGTTGATCGTGGTCGACGCCACCTTGAACGATCCGGGCAATCCGCGCGTCAGCACTTTGCGGAAGGTCTTGCCCTGGCTGACGTAGTCCATCGAGGCCGAAGCCTCGCGGACGAAGGCATCGACGATGTCCAGCATGTTGTTGACGCCGGCCTGCGCCTTGCCGATGTCACCGCCGTCGCGACGGCCTTGCACCCGTGCTTCGAGATCGCCATGCGCGGCGCTTTCGGCCACTGCCGCAATCTCGCCGACCGCACCCGCTGCACCACGCAGCAGCCACGCAGCGACGCCAATGGAGCCTAGACCGAGCAGCAGCCCAGCGATCTCCACGACCGAGCCGAGCGGCCCGATCAGGATGCGCGCTACGGCCAATCCGAGCATGACCACGGCGGCGACGGCGACCGCGAGCATCGCCTTAGACAGAGAAGATAAACTCATCATACTCGACGCCCCGGTCCTTGATCATGTTCATCAGCAACCCATAGCCCGCCATCATCCCGTCCTTGGCGTTGCGATGCCGGTTCTCCTCGTCGCGCAACTGGCGATACAGCGCCTCGATGCGGGCGACTTGATCGCGATCCGGCTTGCGGCGATTGGAATGGAAACCGGTGACGTTGCGATTGGCGTCGAGCGTCGGCGTGACATGGGCGAACACCCAGTAATGATCGCCGTCTCTCGCCATGTTCACCACATAGGCGAAGATCTCCTTCTTGGCCTGGATGGTGTCCCACAGCAGCTTGAAGATCGATCGCGGCATGTCCGGGTGGCGCACCAGCGAATGCGGCGCGCCAATCACTTCCGAGCGCGGAAACTTTGCCAGACGAACGAAGACGTCGTTGGCATACGTAATGTGCCCTTTGAGATCCGTTTTGGAGACGATCAACTCATCTTCGTCGAACGGGCATTCGATACCCGTCGGCTTCACCTGCGGCCGAGCCATCGGTCGTGCACTCCTGATAATTGAAACCTGAATGGGCAGGTCCGAGGCCGGTTGCCTCCCTCAGAAACAGCGCTTCTTATACCGAGTAGAATCTTATTGACCCCGTTACCCCGCCGTTAAACTGCTACTCAGTAGCAATACCGGGTTATGATGGGCCTGAGGAATAATCGATTCAAAAGCGCATCGTCATGCCGACATGCGACGGCTGAAATCCGAGGCGGACGTAGAACCGCTGCGCATCGACGCGGCTCTGATGCGTAAACAGTTCGACCAGTTTGCAACCCTGGTCGCGCGCCTGTGCGATTGCCCAGCGCACCAGCACTTCGCCGATGCCGCGGCTGCGGCAATCACCGGCCACACGAACGTCCTCGATGATTGCTCGGGACGCGCCCTGCGAACTCAGTCCCGGCAGCACCGCAAGCTGCAGACAGCCGACGACGCGGCCGTCGTGATCTTCCGCCACCACCATCTGAATGTGCGGCGAACGTTCCAATGCATCGAACGCCGCATAGTACGATTCCGGCAGTGGGTCTTCGAGCTTCTCGCGGCCGGCACCGAGATGATCATCGGCCAGCATCGCCACGATGGCGTACACATCGTCGCGGCGCGCGGTGCGGATTCCGATGGCGGGATCGGCATTCATGTGAGACGGGCTCACGAACTGAAAGCAGGCAAGCCGAGCCCAGCTTCGGCGCGGCTGATCCAACCTCGAATGGCCGGATAGTCATGCAGCTCGAAACCACCCTGCTCCGCCATCCGGGTGTAGGCCAGCAGCGCCACATCGGCGATCGACAGCCTCTCGCCGGCAAGAAATTCGGAATACGCCAGATGCTGCTCCATCCGGGCCAGCGCGGCGTGGCCGCGGCGAACCTTGTCCGGATCCAGTTCGCTGGCCGGCTTACCGAGATAGACCATCTGGAAGCGGCACACCGCGATATACGGCTCGTGGCTGTATTGCTCCCAGAACAGCCACTCGTCCATCTTGGCCTCGAGCCACGGATCGGCGGGGATCAGGTCGCTGCCGCGGGCGAGATAACGGATCACGGCGTTGGATTGCGCCAGCGAGCGGCCATCGTCGAAGGCGACCACCGGCACCTGCCCGGCCGGATTGAGCGCCAGGAAGACCGGCGTCCGGCTTTCGCCCTTCATCGTATCGACGGCGACCCACTCGTACGGCAGACCCAGCCGGTCGCAGGTCCACTTCACCTTCAGGCAATTGCCGGAGTTGAGGTCGCCGTAGATCTTCATGCGGAGAGGCCGCTCCCGTCTGCCGCCGGAGCTTAGGTCAATGCCGGCTCAGAACTTGTAGCCGATGCCGCCACGCACGGTGGAGACCGCCGTGTTGATCGGCGCCGCGAATTTCAGATATTCCCACTCGGCACGGAGAAACAGGCCTCGCGTAATCATCATGTCCATGCCGACGCCGCCGGCATAGCCATAGATGAAGTGATTGTTCTGCACCTGGCTGAGGCTGTCGCTGAACGGGATGTTCTGAAAAGGGGGCGCAGCTTTGGCGTTGACGGAGATGCCAGAGACTGAGGCTGTGCGGACGATATCGGCCTGACCGAGCGAAACGCCGCCGAACGCATAAGGCAGAAAGCTGCCGAACGCATAGGCGGCGCGGGCGCGCACCGACCCGATATCTTTGACTTTCATCGCCGCGGCTCCCGAGTACGTGACGCCGTTGGTATACCCATCCGATGTCGTGAAACTGCGGCCCATCGAGCCCGAATCAGAACCGCCAAAGTCGCCATGCATGTAGTTGGCTTCGAGGCCGAGTACGACGTCATCCCACTGCCAGTTGTAGCCGACGAAGCCGCCGAAGCCGCTGCCATGGCTGGACTTCTTACCGAGCACTGGCCAACGTGAAATGTTGTACTCATTCTCGATGGTGGTCAGAACCATCTGCTGGTGGGCGAGGCTGCTTGTGGCATCGGTAAAGTCCATATCGGAGGTGCCGTAGCCACCCTGACCGCCGACGTAGAAGCCTTCCCAGTTGATCACACGGGGTGTTTCCACCAGCGCGCCGCGGAGCGGACCGTAGTCCGGCATGTCGGCCGCATATGCCGTCTGAGCCATCACGCCGACTGCCGCAGCCACCACAACTCTACGCATCGCCACACTCCTCGACGAACCTTCCACGCCACAAATCATCGGCTGTTAACCTTAATTCTTCGTTGTCACCCGAGGTGTCGGACACAGAAAAACGGCGCGGGAAGCTCCCGCGCCGTTAAGACTTGTAAACAATGGAGGGCGACGATCAGCCCTTGCGCATCAAGGGCGGCGGGGCAGCGTAGAACGGACCCGCGTCGAGATTCCACCGCACGCCGAGCTTCAGGTCGTGCGAAGTGATATTATTGAATTTGAACGAATTGCCGCGAGTTGCAGAGTCATAGGCCCGCAGATCGGAGGCGGTCGTGCCCTTACCAAGGTCGACGTAGCTGTAAGCGAGCTCCATCGTCATATTCGGACTCAGCTTGTAAGCAAGACCGGCATGGGCGGCCCAGGCAAAATTCCACTGCGACCCTGAACCGGCGAGCGCATAGCTTGGATACGTACCGTAGATTGCCGTCGGTCCAGCGCCGACGAAGAGATTGTTCGATCCAACATCGGTGAAGTTTGAGATCGTCACGCGGGCAGCACCGACACCGGCGCCAATGAACGGGGTGATGCACCACCACGTGCCGAGATCGACATAGGCGTTCGCCAAGAACAGCAGTTCGGATTTGCTTGCGCTGTAGTTATCCACACCGCTGTACGGAAATCCGGTGTTCGTCGCCGTGAAAGTATCGGTTCCTTTGAAATTTGACTTGCCGCGGTATTGGCCAGTCAGATCGGCACGGAACCAGTTGTTGAATTGATAGCCGACACCCAACCCGAAGATGCCTGCGGTGTCGAAGGTGGTCGTTTGATCGAATGACGTAAGCTGGGTGTAGCGAGTCGGATCGGAGTGGCGCACATCCTTGACCTGCTGGTTGCTGAACCCGATGTCGCCGCGCAGGTACCAGCCACCAAAGTCTTCGGTCGGGGGAGGCGCGTAAGCGGGCGGAGGAGCAATCGGCATATCGGCCGCCACCGCGACCGAGGCAACCAGCGAAGCCGCTCCGGCGGCCATCAAAATCTTCACGCTACGCATTGGCTTCGTCCTTTGGTCCAATGATCAATTACGAAGGCCCCACACCCGGAAACCTATGAGATCAGACGATGCCACCAATTCCTTAAGCGCGACTTAACCCTAATTTTTAAGGTTGATATTTGGTGTCGCATCGCCATGCCCTGGTAACAACTCGATCCGCCAGGCCGCTGCGACGCCGCAATGACTAATAATTTATGACTAACGAGCGCGATCCGGACTGGCCGGCGCACGACCAAAAACGGCTCCAGTTCCATCGGAACCGGAGCCGGGATTTGAGCGGATCAGGGTGACGCCCTGCCCCAACGCCTCGCTAGTGGGCGTGCCGGGGCATCTTCGGCAGCAGCACCGCCAGCAGGCCGAGCGCCGGCAGGAACGAACAGACCTGATAGACGAAGTCGATGCCACGGATGTCGGCGACCTGGCCAAGCGCCGCCGCGCCGAGACCACCGATGCCGAACGCGAAGCCGAAGAATACGCCGGAGATCATGCCGAAGCGATGCGGCATCAGTTCCTGGGCGAACACGATGATCGCCGGCGTCGCCGACGCCAGGATGAAGCCGATGAACACCGTGAGCACCGCGCTGGCGGTGAGCCCCGCATAGGGCAGCGCCAGGGTGAACGGCAGGATGCCCAGGATCGAGAACCAGATCACATAGCGGCGGCCGAACCGATCGCCGAGCGGGCCACCGAAGAACACGCCGGCTGCGGTTGCAGCCAGGAAGATGAACAGGAAGATCTGCGCGGTCTGGGTCGAGACGTGGAACTTCTCGATCAGATAGAACGTGTAGTAGCTCGACAGGCTCGACAGATAGAGCTGCTTGGAGAACAGCAGCGCCACCAGCACCACCAGCGCGACCATCACCCGACGCCGGCTCGGCGCGTGCGGATGCGGCTGCACCGCCATCTTCTTCTTGCCGGCGACCTGCGGCTTGTACCAGACGCCGATCCGCCACAGCACGATGATGGCGAGAAACGCGATCGACGAGAACCAGGCGATCGACGGCTGGCCGAACGGCACCACGATCAGCGCCGCCAGCACCGGACCGAGCGCGGTGCCGGCATTGCCGCCGACCTGAAACACCGATTGCGCCATGCCATGGCGACCGCCCGAGGCGAGCCGCGCGATCCGCGCCGACTCGGGATGAAACACCGCCGAGCCGAGCCCGATCATCGCCGCCGCGATCAGGATCACCGCATAGGAATGCGCGACGCTGAGCAGCAGCAATCCCAGGAAGGTTGAGCCCATGCCGATCGCCAGTGAGAACGGCTGCGCCTTCTTGTCGGTGATGTGCCCGACCACCGGCTGCAGCAGCGACGCGGTGAACTGAAACGCCAGCGTAATCATGCCGATCTGGCCGAAATCGAGCGCGTAGTTCGCCTTCAGGATCGGATACACCGACGGGATCAGCGACTGCATGGTATCGTTGAGGAAATGCGAGAAGCTGATGCCGCCGAGCACGATATAGGCCGGCCCGGCCGCTGCAGGCGCCGCCGGCTTGGTGAGTTCGGGTACCGGCAGCTCGGCCGGATTGACCGGAGCAGCGATATCCGCATCGACGGTGACAGGCTTGTTCACGGCGTTTCCTGAAATAGGCTTGGGGGCGCCGATCGAATTGCGCGGCGCAATAACGACGAACGGCCGGCACGTTGGCCGACCGCTCATAAATTAGTTCCAGGCGCCGCTGGTGTGTAGCGCGGATTTGCGATGGCAGCGTTGCACCCCGCCTGATGAGGCGGGAGCAGGCCTCAGGCGGCTGCAGCCGCCGCGTTGCCGAGCGCGTCGACGATGCTGTCGACCACTTCCTCGACTACGTCGCGATCATCGCCCTCGCCCATCACCCGAATCACCGGCTCGGTGCCCGACGGGCGGATCAGCAGCCGGCCGTGACCGTTCAGCCGCTTCTCACCATCCTGGATCGCCGAGATCACGCCGCTGTTATCGAGCGGCCGGCCGCTGCGATAGCGCACGTTCTTCAGGATCTGCGGCAGCGGATCGAACCGACGGCAGACTTCGGACACCGGACGGCCGAGCTTCTGCACCATCGCCAGCACCTGAAGCGCGGCGACGAAGCCATCGCCGGTGGTGTTGAAGTCGGACAGGATGATGTGGCCGGAGGACTCGCCGCCGACATTGTAGCCGTCCTTCAGCATCTGCTCGAGCACGTAGCGGTCGCCGACCGGCGTGCGCAGCAGCGCGATGCCTTCGCCTGCGAGGAAGCGCTCGAGCCCGAGATTGGACATCACGGTGGCGACGACGCCAGGCTTGGCGAGGCGGCCGTCTTCCTTCCAGCTCTGGCCGATCACCGCCAGCAGCTGATCGCCGTCGACCACATGGCCGCGCTCGTCGACCAGGATCACCCTGTCGGCGTCACCGTCGAGCGCGATGCCGATATCGGCGCGCATCTCGCGGACCTTGGCGCACAGCGCCTGCGGCGCGGTCGAGCCGCATTCCTTGTTGATGTTGAAGCCGTCCGGTTCGACGCCGATCGAGATCACGTCGGCCCCGAGCTCCCACAGTGCTTCGGGCAC from the Rhodopseudomonas palustris genome contains:
- the serA gene encoding phosphoglycerate dehydrogenase, which produces MTAPKVLISDALSEAAVQIFKDRGIDVDFQPNLGKDKDKLAEIIGNYDGLAIRSATKATAKILEKANRLKVIGRAGIGVDNVEIPAATAKGIIVMNTPFGNSITTAEHAITMMLSLAREIPAADASTQAGKWEKNRFMGVEITAKTLGVIGCGNIGSIVADRALGLKMKVIAFDPFLSPERAKDLGVEKVELEDIFKRADFITLHTPLTDKTKNIIDAAAIAKMKKGVRIINCARGGLVDENALAEALKSGHVAGAAFDVFSEEPATKNVLFGLPNVICTPHLGASTTEAQENVALQVAEQMSDYLLTGAITNAINFPSITAEEAPKLKPFIELAEKLGSFAGQLTETGITKVTITYEGEVAEMKIKALTSAVLSGLLRPMLGDINVVSAPVIAKERGMVVDEVVRAAESDYESLITLTVTTEKQERSVSGTVYADGKPRLVDIKGIRVDAEFGSSMIYVTNEDKPGFIGKFASLLGDAKVNIATFNLGRHTEGGDAIALVTIDGPAPTEVLEKVQALPQVKQVKALTF
- a CDS encoding phosphoserine transaminase; this translates as MTVAKPASRPNAPQFSSGPCAKRPGWSPENLKDAPLGRSHRAKVGKAKLKLAIDLTRDVLEVPADYKIGIVPASDTGAVEMALWSLLGPRPVTTLAWESFGDGWVGDVTKELKLPNVTKLKAGYGEIPDLSKVDCNTDVVFTWNGTTSGVRVPNADWIKADREGLTICDATSAAFAQPLDWAKLDVVTFSWQKALGGEAAHGMLILSPRAVARLESYTPTWPMPKIFRLTKGGKLIEGIFQGETINTPSMLCVEDYIDALQWAKSVGGLKGLIARADANTKVLTDWQAKTPWVDFLAKDPAIRSNTSVCLKVVDPAITALSPEAQADFAKKLVAAVEKEGAGFDLGAYRDAPPGLRIWCGATVETADVQALTQWLDWAFETTKASLTQAA
- a CDS encoding methyl-accepting chemotaxis protein — its product is MMSLSSLSKAMLAVAVAAVVMLGLAVARILIGPLGSVVEIAGLLLGLGSIGVAAWLLRGAAGAVGEIAAVAESAAHGDLEARVQGRRDGGDIGKAQAGVNNMLDIVDAFVREASASMDYVSQGKTFRKVLTRGLPGSFKVASTTINNATGVMDRRVRDVAKEAQCFAAGMDNVASMLVTASTGLKGDAGAMANAAEETSRQSVSVASGAEQASANVQTVASAAEELTASIAEISRQIQHSTASTHQAVDEAAQTTAKIQQLADAAQRIGDVVKLINAVAAQTNLLALNATIEAARAGESGRGFAVVAAEVKALASQTAKATEEITARIGEMQSITEQSVGAVEAISRRISEINEVSTTIASAVEEQGAATREIASNVQQASAGTALVSSNVVGISHAADDAGKIAVRVNGVSGEIAGQVDRLRSEVQRFISQVA
- a CDS encoding PAS domain-containing protein translates to MARPQVKPTGIECPFDEDELIVSKTDLKGHITYANDVFVRLAKFPRSEVIGAPHSLVRHPDMPRSIFKLLWDTIQAKKEIFAYVVNMARDGDHYWVFAHVTPTLDANRNVTGFHSNRRKPDRDQVARIEALYRQLRDEENRHRNAKDGMMAGYGLLMNMIKDRGVEYDEFIFSV
- a CDS encoding GNAT family N-acetyltransferase is translated as MNADPAIGIRTARRDDVYAIVAMLADDHLGAGREKLEDPLPESYYAAFDALERSPHIQMVVAEDHDGRVVGCLQLAVLPGLSSQGASRAIIEDVRVAGDCRSRGIGEVLVRWAIAQARDQGCKLVELFTHQSRVDAQRFYVRLGFQPSHVGMTMRF
- a CDS encoding glutathione S-transferase family protein, producing MKIYGDLNSGNCLKVKWTCDRLGLPYEWVAVDTMKGESRTPVFLALNPAGQVPVVAFDDGRSLAQSNAVIRYLARGSDLIPADPWLEAKMDEWLFWEQYSHEPYIAVCRFQMVYLGKPASELDPDKVRRGHAALARMEQHLAYSEFLAGERLSIADVALLAYTRMAEQGGFELHDYPAIRGWISRAEAGLGLPAFSS
- a CDS encoding outer membrane protein produces the protein MRRVVVAAAVGVMAQTAYAADMPDYGPLRGALVETPRVINWEGFYVGGQGGYGTSDMDFTDATSSLAHQQMVLTTIENEYNISRWPVLGKKSSHGSGFGGFVGYNWQWDDVVLGLEANYMHGDFGGSDSGSMGRSFTTSDGYTNGVTYSGAAAMKVKDIGSVRARAAYAFGSFLPYAFGGVSLGQADIVRTASVSGISVNAKAAPPFQNIPFSDSLSQVQNNHFIYGYAGGVGMDMMITRGLFLRAEWEYLKFAAPINTAVSTVRGGIGYKF
- a CDS encoding outer membrane protein, with product MRSVKILMAAGAASLVASVAVAADMPIAPPPAYAPPPTEDFGGWYLRGDIGFSNQQVKDVRHSDPTRYTQLTSFDQTTTFDTAGIFGLGVGYQFNNWFRADLTGQYRGKSNFKGTDTFTATNTGFPYSGVDNYSASKSELLFLANAYVDLGTWWCITPFIGAGVGAARVTISNFTDVGSNNLFVGAGPTAIYGTYPSYALAGSGSQWNFAWAAHAGLAYKLSPNMTMELAYSYVDLGKGTTASDLRAYDSATRGNSFKFNNITSHDLKLGVRWNLDAGPFYAAPPPLMRKG
- a CDS encoding MFS transporter; this encodes MNKPVTVDADIAAPVNPAELPVPELTKPAAPAAAGPAYIVLGGISFSHFLNDTMQSLIPSVYPILKANYALDFGQIGMITLAFQFTASLLQPVVGHITDKKAQPFSLAIGMGSTFLGLLLLSVAHSYAVILIAAAMIGLGSAVFHPESARIARLASGGRHGMAQSVFQVGGNAGTALGPVLAALIVVPFGQPSIAWFSSIAFLAIIVLWRIGVWYKPQVAGKKKMAVQPHPHAPSRRRVMVALVVLVALLFSKQLYLSSLSSYYTFYLIEKFHVSTQTAQIFLFIFLAATAAGVFFGGPLGDRFGRRYVIWFSILGILPFTLALPYAGLTASAVLTVFIGFILASATPAIIVFAQELMPHRFGMISGVFFGFAFGIGGLGAAALGQVADIRGIDFVYQVCSFLPALGLLAVLLPKMPRHAH
- the glmM gene encoding phosphoglucosamine mutase, which produces MSRRYFGTDGIRGRANGLITPELALKVGQAAGLAFQRGEHRHRVVIGKDTRLSGYMIENALVAGFTSVGMDVLLVGPMPTPAVAMLTKSMRADLGVMISASHNLFEDNGIKLFGPLGYKLSDDVEKQIELMLDESLDKKLAQSASLGRARRIDGVHDRYIEFAKRTLPRELSLEGLRVVIDCANGAAYKVVPEALWELGADVISIGVEPDGFNINKECGSTAPQALCAKVREMRADIGIALDGDADRVILVDERGHVVDGDQLLAVIGQSWKEDGRLAKPGVVATVMSNLGLERFLAGEGIALLRTPVGDRYVLEQMLKDGYNVGGESSGHIILSDFNTTGDGFVAALQVLAMVQKLGRPVSEVCRRFDPLPQILKNVRYRSGRPLDNSGVISAIQDGEKRLNGHGRLLIRPSGTEPVIRVMGEGDDRDVVEEVVDSIVDALGNAAAAAA